The following DNA comes from Verrucomicrobiia bacterium.
GAGTCCACCGGCGGAAAGCGGACATCGACGAACATCCGCGGAGGACAGCTTCAACGGGCCGGGTTAATGATGTTGGGCTGTTATGTTTTGATTCAGATCGCGCTTCCGTTACGCCCGTTTCTTTACCCGCAGCAAGGGGCCTGGGATGGCCGGGGTTTCAACTTTTCCTGGCGAGTGATGCTGGTGGAGAAGACGGGATATGTGGAGTTCTTCGCTGTGTCACCGGAGAGCCGGAGCAAGGAACGACTGCGTGTGGACCATCTCATCACGCCCCGCCAGAAGGTGATGATGGCGCAAGATCCGGACATGATCCGGCAGATGGCGTGCCGGCTGGCCAAGGATCTTTCCGCGAGCGAACGTGAGAGGGTGGAGATCCATGTGAGTTCCTATGCCACGATCAACGGGCATCCCAGTCAACGTTTGATCCGTGCGGGAATCGACCTGACCGGTCCATTGCCTGCAGACTGGATTGTGCCGTTCAAAGCGAAATGATAACTATTTGTTCAATATGAAAGCCTCTTTGCCTGGAGCTTTACTGGCCTGCTGGTTATGGATGACGTTCACGCCCAATCCGATTCACTCTGCCCAAATCTTTTTGGGGCAAGGGACATTGGCAGGGGAAGTCACCACCGACAGTGTGATTTTGCAGGCACGACTGACGGGGGCGGAATCGGTGATCGACGGTGATGTGCCGGGCATGCGGGGTGTTTTGCGGTTCGAGATCGATGAGCATCCGACCTTTCCCAAGCCAATCCAAACTGCGTGGATGAATGCCCGTCCGGACGGAGATTTCATGGTGAAGACCAGGGTCACAGGATTGAAGCCGGATACGGAGTATTATTATCGTCCAGTTTTCGGTTCCCACGAGCGACAGTCGTTGCCTGATATCGCGCGAGTTTTCCGGACGTTGGGCGGCAAGAGTTCTGAACGGCCGGTGAAGTTCGTGATGGGGAGCTGCATGAATTATGCTGTCTTTCATAGTGGAAAGGATGGCAAAGGACAGGGGGCGGCCTTGGGCGTGGAAAAGGATAACGGATATGTGGCGTTCACATCGATGTTCCGTATCAGGCCGGATTTCTATATCGGCAACGGCGATAATGTCTATTACGACAACCCCTTGGCCACGCGGGCTAAAACGGTGCAGGATATGCGGAGGAAATGGCACGAGCAATTTGTGCAGGTGACCATGAACCAGCTATTCGCCATCACGCCCACCTACTGGTTGAAAGATGACCATGACTACCGGTTCAATGATGCGGATTCCACGCAGGAGCAAGAGCCGTCCCACGGCTTGGGCATCCGCATTTTTCGCGAGCAGTTGCCGGTGGTGGATCCGGCGGATACAAATGCCGTCACTTACCGGACTCACAGGGTCAGCAGGCATCTGCAACTCTGGTTTGTGGAAGGACGTGATCATCGCAGCCCGAACAAGATGCGGGATGGACCGGAGAAAAGCATCTGGGGGAAGGAGCAGAAGGAATGGCTCAAGCGCACGCTGAAGGAGAGCGATGCGACCTTCAAACTGCTTATCTCACCCACGCCGATGATCGGGCCGGATGATGCATCCAAGCGGGACAACCATGCGAATATCGGAGGGTTTCGGCATGAGGGCGAGGAGTTCTTCGAGTGGATGAAGGCGAACGACATCGGTACCAACCAGTTTTTCATCCTCTGCGGCGACCGGCACTGGCAGTATCAATCCCAGCATCCTAGCGGATACCAAGAATTTGCCTGTGGGGCGTTAAACACCCAGAATGCCCGAACGGGCCCAAAACCAGGTGCTGAAAAATCAACCGATCCCCGAGGGGAAGTTAAGCAGATGTTCACCTCACCTAAACCGGTGGGAGGCTTTTTACTGGTGGAGCAGGGGACGTTTGGCAAACTGCAGCAGTTGCAAATCACCTTCAAAGATGAGTCAGGCACATCGCTTCATTCGATGCGGATATTGAAATAGCTCACTACGGTTGATGATTCGTCCATAAAAATCAGGGCTGACTGGGTTAATAATTAGAATTATTCTAAATATTGACAGGTCTGGGTAATGGAGGGAGAGTTTATCTATGAGTTTGGAATCAAACGCAAGCATGAGTGGTGAGCTGAATGAAAAGCTCGCCCATAGCGGCCTGCGCCAGACGCCGCAGCGCCAGTTGGTGTATCAGGTGTTGCTGGAGGAGCGGAATCATCCCACGGCGGAGGAAGTTTTCATTCGCGTGAAGCAAAAGACGCCGGATATCTCCATGGCGACAGTGTATAACTGTTTGGATGCCTTGGTGAAGTGCAGTGTGGTGAAGCAGGTGAACTTGGATCGCGGGGCGAGCCGTTATTGTCCTAACATGATGGACCACAGCCACTTCCATTGCGAGCAATGCGGTGGGGTGTTTGATATCGACCTGACTAACCCCTTGGAAGCGGCGGGGGCCCGGATGCCGCGTGGGTTTCAGGTGAAGCACATGGACCTGACCTTGAAGGGCGTTTGCCCGGCGTGCGCGCAGAAGCACAATTAATTTTTAGATTTCCGATAAGATGAGCACAGCGACAGAGACAATCGAAGGATTCGTAAAGAGCGAGTATAAGTACGGCTTCGTGACGGACGTGGAGGCGGATTCCGCACCTCCCGGCCTGAGCGAGGAGATCGTGCGTTTCATTTCCGCCAAGAAGAACGAGCCGGAATGGCTCCTCGAATGGCGTTTGAAGGCGTATCGCTACTGGGTGAACATGAAGGAGCCGCAGTGGCCGCATGTGGATTATCCGCCGGTGAACTTCCAGGACATCATCTATTACTCCTCGCCGAAGCAGGCGGGCAAGAATGCGCCGAAGAGTCTCGATGAAGTAGATCCGAAGCTGCTCGAGATGTATGCGAAGCTGGGTATTCCTCTGCGCGAGCGGGAACGGTTGGCGGGTGTGGCCGTGGACGTCGTCATGGATAGCGTCTCCGTGGGCACGACATACAAGGAAACGCTCGCGGAAAAGGGTATCATCTTCTGCTCGTTCTCAGAAGCGGTGAAGGAACATCCGGAACTGGTGAAGAAGTATCTCGGCTCCGTGGTGCCTTACACGGATAATTTTTACGCAGCACTGAACTCTGCGGTCTTCAGTGACGGCTCGTTCTGCTACATC
Coding sequences within:
- a CDS encoding alkaline phosphatase D family protein, yielding MKASLPGALLACWLWMTFTPNPIHSAQIFLGQGTLAGEVTTDSVILQARLTGAESVIDGDVPGMRGVLRFEIDEHPTFPKPIQTAWMNARPDGDFMVKTRVTGLKPDTEYYYRPVFGSHERQSLPDIARVFRTLGGKSSERPVKFVMGSCMNYAVFHSGKDGKGQGAALGVEKDNGYVAFTSMFRIRPDFYIGNGDNVYYDNPLATRAKTVQDMRRKWHEQFVQVTMNQLFAITPTYWLKDDHDYRFNDADSTQEQEPSHGLGIRIFREQLPVVDPADTNAVTYRTHRVSRHLQLWFVEGRDHRSPNKMRDGPEKSIWGKEQKEWLKRTLKESDATFKLLISPTPMIGPDDASKRDNHANIGGFRHEGEEFFEWMKANDIGTNQFFILCGDRHWQYQSQHPSGYQEFACGALNTQNARTGPKPGAEKSTDPRGEVKQMFTSPKPVGGFLLVEQGTFGKLQQLQITFKDESGTSLHSMRILK
- a CDS encoding transcriptional repressor; translation: MSLESNASMSGELNEKLAHSGLRQTPQRQLVYQVLLEERNHPTAEEVFIRVKQKTPDISMATVYNCLDALVKCSVVKQVNLDRGASRYCPNMMDHSHFHCEQCGGVFDIDLTNPLEAAGARMPRGFQVKHMDLTLKGVCPACAQKHN